Within Chaetodon auriga isolate fChaAug3 chromosome 7, fChaAug3.hap1, whole genome shotgun sequence, the genomic segment GCACATCGATGATGTTTACTCCCATGACGATTTGGGCACACTCAGCTCCTCCAAGGCTCCGACCTCCACCTTCACTAGAGACCTGCCACTCGCCGGAGGCCTGATGGGGATGCAAGCCCATGCTTTGGGTGGACTAACCAATCATGAAAACATGGGAGCCGGGTTTCTGGTTGCTGTTGAGAAACAGCGGCTGGAGCTGGAAAAACAGCGCCTGGCTGTGGAAACTGAACGCCTGGCGGTGGAGAAAGATCGGCTGGTGGTGGAGAAGGACCGGCTGCGTCAGATGGAAGTGGAGCGCGAAAGACTGCAGCTGGACAGAGAGAGGTTACAGGTGGAGCGAGAGAGGCTGAGGCTTCTGCTCCTCCGCCAGTCGGAGCCTGTTGACTCCTCCTTTAACCTGCCACCACAACAAGGCCCGCCCTCGTCCTCCACGTCCTCTCTATCGTCCAGTCACgatggacagagggacagagagaaggaaagtaAAGGCTGGATGTCAGCGGTGAAtctggaggcagagaggctgaaactagagaaggagagactgcagctggagaaagagagactgcaGTTCTTCAAATTTGAAGCTGGCAGACTGCAGATCGAGAGAGAGCGCCTCCaagtggagaaagagagaatgcaGCTGCACAAAGATCATCAGGGCCACTGAGAAAAAGTCtcataaaagagagagaaagaagacagtTGAAAGTGATAAATACATTGGTTTTTCACCAGCTCACACTGTTACAGCGGCTTCCTTATCAAGCTTCCCACACGTGTCCCCCAGGAAGGTGTGAGGCACTTTAATCACTGGAATGTGGCATATTTATGACCATCATGATAAAGCAGCGCCTCATGATGTCTTCATAAAATGGGCGACAGGACAGGAAAGATGCCGTGATCATAAAATCTAGGATTTGTTTGGCACACGCAGCTGGTTAGCCACGAACACACGTGATTTATAAAATGCAACAAGTTGGAACAGCTGTTCAGTGCCCCATCCAAATACACTAATGCACAAGGTGTGcagtgtaaaacatgaaatactgGAGAATCAGTGCAACACATCCTTACTCGTGTAGAAAtatggaaagaaagaagggaaTTGCGATgtctttttgtgcatttttacaCCAAATCAGAGCCAAAAAATCTACTGCATGGGTGTTTACTGATATAATTTAACTTCCAacaatcaaaaaacaaaagcacacaactgtacagaaatatttttatgttgtCTAAGTTTTGCTGTTGTCTAAGAACTTACTGTTGAGTTTAAATGGTAATGCCTGTAACTTTTTGAATAATTTGAACTGATATTTCACCTGTTAGACAGTTttagacattttgacttgtcatagcaggaaaagcacacgTGTTACTTAAAACCCAGTAAGACagcgtgacagtgagccagcatgcagaATACCagcaccctgaaactgaagcagctgcatGGAATCAGAcatcattttattattcacaccagtgattttcctgctctgacaagttaaaaagtctggaaaaaaaaggtgacaTATCAGTTTAAAATTGGTGGACGGATGTACAAAGGCACACGCATGATAATGTGGAAGATATTTCGTGACATGGGaaagtgttttctgtgaaaTAAGGCGTATTAAGATTTGATGATTTTGTCATTAAGATCTGTGGATTTGGTAAAGAGCCTGAACAACATGTTTTGTTCCGcttatgtttttattctgttatGTTAGGAATGGACTGTGAAGTACAGCAAAATCAAACATAATCAAACATATTGTACATTGTATATATTCTTTCTGCTTTCTTACTCTGTCCCCTTGCCTTGATGGTAATACGtttgtaaataaagtttgttgaggaaaagaaatgtgacTTCCAGACAAATTTTGTAATGATCACAGTTGAATAAAATCTATGTTACAACAGCAGCTTCTCTGGTTCTCTCGTGCCTTTGTGTTGCCTTTGAAGAATGCTGGTAAAAGAGAATAagatgattcattttttttgcgGTCTCCTCTGTATTGATGCTCGTCAGGAAGCCCATCAGGGGTTCCCTCGATCAATGCAGGCTAATAAAAAGAGACGGGCAtaaaaaacatcactttgagAGCACAACACTGCATTTCTAAAGACCCAATTTTTGAGGATTTGAGTAAAGCTGATGTAACCCAGTGACACTTGTGccgtttttttttcctccattttttatttaaattgtttATCGGAGGCATGAAAGCGTGGACAGCTCTTTCTGCACAAACTATTAACTTTACAGAGACAATAAAGCTGGCAAGTTTGAGATGACAGTGAAACATCAAAATCCATCAGttagatgtttgttttgtattattatCGGACAAAGTTTATGTCTGAATTTTTCAATGTTTGAATGCTTTGACTGGAACATGTCCTGTCTCACCTCCAACCCAGATTTAGAAGGTGTACAACTAAAACTAtgtgaggaaaataaataaatgtataaatattgTAGAATAATTATAGTTAAAgaataaatatcaataaatgaTCATTTGTTCGGGGTCTAGAACACCGCACTGTTTATCTAGGGTGCTGAAgtgcacagaaacaaacatgagaggaaagcagaaaatttgATTGAATCTCAGAGTGTGTCTGGGGGCTGTGAAGGGGATCGAGTGATATTTGAAGATATGAAACTGCGAACTTGTAAGTGCCTGAAGACGTTTGACCCAGAGATATTGAATTTCTGAACAATCTTCACAAAAGAGGCAAATAAGGCATCTGTGAACATGACTTAAGTTAACAGACTCCAAGATGGCTCCGAGCCTTGATTAAAGCATCAGTCAAAGATGTCAGGAATGCCTACTTCTTTACAAAGGCAGCGAGTGTGGAGAATTTAGAGATCTCCAAGGACTGTCTGAATTGTTTCCATAAGAATATATGGTGATAGGCTCTGAAAATGGCAGATTAGAGTACTATAAGAAGAATAATGAGGCTTC encodes:
- the msantd4 gene encoding uncharacterized protein msantd4, whose protein sequence is MKQLKRKRKSNYSVRETQTLIREIHKRRDVLFSRQQNTAINELKRQAWEEVARGVNSLGEGEFRTAAEVKRRYLDWRALMKRKQLQAEFSLSSSSSSSVALKTEYDQSSPEHEAASLGSGCDQLLDLSGLPKDSHCNWPELAALGEPSGQAMMAPPGVKMEDDISEYRLDGDGDVGDGEVDDDDIPSLLSDIESHGEAHIDDVYSHDDLGTLSSSKAPTSTFTRDLPLAGGLMGMQAHALGGLTNHENMGAGFLVAVEKQRLELEKQRLAVETERLAVEKDRLVVEKDRLRQMEVERERLQLDRERLQVERERLRLLLLRQSEPVDSSFNLPPQQGPPSSSTSSLSSSHDGQRDREKESKGWMSAVNLEAERLKLEKERLQLEKERLQFFKFEAGRLQIERERLQVEKERMQLHKDHQGH